The following coding sequences lie in one Rutidosis leptorrhynchoides isolate AG116_Rl617_1_P2 chromosome 4, CSIRO_AGI_Rlap_v1, whole genome shotgun sequence genomic window:
- the LOC139844011 gene encoding F-box protein At2g27310-like, whose amino-acid sequence MYILDIHEDIIQTHILTKVNGQTLANMACTSSHLQSLCSNQKLWSNICSSNWPSTNHPLITRSIANHRSLFGDSFPSPSHHLTTATSSPPIDKIISAVDLKYHDQVVLSKAVSTNTTPTKWFQTSPFRVDLVEPKEIIPSCVKVTVNERVMQSNLESNMTLSWIMIDPIQKRAVNLSSIKPVFVQKNWLTEEIELSFCIVIDTDKSYVNCNIEVTCGVNEGSEELYVSGVSLTIQDMDGKCLSGKGSLVILQGLMAAARRCNGGGKVMKERYDEFIQKRNERKEMMERRERRLDLACVASGLTFLMVFWSFALY is encoded by the coding sequence ATGTATATCTTAGACATCCATGAAGACATAATCCAAACACACATCTTAACCAAAGTCAACGGTCAAACCCTCGCCAACATGGCATGCACATCCTCTCACCTGCAATCCCTTTGCTCTAACCAAAAACTTTGGTCCAATATTTGTTCTTCTAATTGGCCTTCAACAAACCACCCTTTGATCACACGATCAATCGCTAACCACCGTTCATTATTCGGCGACTCATTCCCATCACCCTCCCACCACCTTACAACTGCCACATCATCGCCACCAATAGATAAGATAATCTCAGCCGTTGATCTCAAGTACCATGATCAAGTTGTGTTATCTAAAGCTGTGTCCACCAACACCACACCTACAAAATGGTTTCAAACGTCACCGTTTCGTGTTGATCTTGTTGAACCAAAGGAAATAATCCCATCATGTGTTAAAGTGACCGTGAATGAGAGAGTAATGCAATCGAATCTCGAAAGCAACATGACATTAAGTTGGATCATGATTGATCCAATACAAAAACGCGCGGTTAATTTGTCTAGTATTAAACCGgtttttgtccaaaaaaattggtTGACCGAAGAAATAGAGTTGAGTTTTTGTATCGTGATAGATACCGATAAAAGTTATGTGAATTGTAATATAGAAGTTACATGTGGTGTGAATGAAGGGAGTGAAGAGTTGTATGTAAGTGGGGTGAGTTTGACTATACAAGATATGGATGGAAAGTGTTTGAGTGGGAAGGGCAGTTTGGTAATTTTGCAAGGACTTATGGCGGCAGCACGGCGGTGTAATGGTGGTGGAAAGGTGATGAAAGAGAGGTACGATGAGTTTATTCAAAAAAGGAATGAAAGAAAAGAGATGATGGAGAGGAGAGAAAGAAGACTTGACTTGGCTTGTGTTGCTAGTGGTTTGACTTTCTTGatggtattttggtcatttgctctatattaa